GACTATGACGTAGAAGTTGTAGGTTTTCTCTTCGGCCAAGCGATCTATCCCACTGCCCCCATCGGTCTGACAGTTCACTCATTTCCTGGATGTGATTACCCAGGCTTGCTTGCTCCTGCCAAACAACTGCTCGATCAGGTAAGTGGTGATCTTATTTATGCTGTCAAGCCTAGGCCCACAAGCTTTGGCATGGCTTTATTGAAAGGATTATTTTCTAAACGACCCGTCATTCTAGACATTGATGATTGGGAATTAAGCTGGTATGGCGGCGACCAATGGGCTTATCGCCCCACCGCAAGGCAGCTAGCTAGAGATATTTTGAAAAAGCAAGGGGCGCTGAGACAACCAGAACATCCACTGTACTTAAAATGGAGTGAGAATCTAGTCAGTCGGGCAAATGCCATTACTGTAGATACACAATTCCTTCAAGACCGTTTTGGCGGCACTTATCTGCCGAATGGTAAAGATACTGCCTTATTTAACCCAGAGAAATTTGACCCTGATACCAGCAGGGAGCGCTACGGTCTGTCAGGATATCGAGTCCTGATGTTTCCCGGAACACCCCGCCCCCACAAAGGGCTGGAAGATGTCCTAATAGCCCTAGAGAAATTGAACGAGCCCGACTTGAGACTAGTGATGGTGGGTGGACGCCGACCAGACGACTACGATCGCCAGTTAGTTGAGCGTTGGGGACAATGGATTATTCAACTGCCCAGATATCCAGTGGAGCAGATGCCTGAAATTGTGGCGGCAGCTCATGTGGTTGTGGTGCCCCAACGAGATACTCCCACAGCGAAAGCCCAATTTCCGCTCAAGCTAACTGATGGAATGGCAATGGCAAAGCCAATTCTATCTACTAAAGTTGGTGATATTCCCACTATTTTGGATGGGATAGGATACCTAGTTGAGCCTAGCGCTCCAGAACAAATTGCTGAACAGATTCAAGCTATTTTTCAAGATTTTGCAGCGGCTTGCCAACTCGGTCTAAAAGCCCGGCAAAAGTGCATAGAACACTACAGCACCGATGCAATGGCCTTAACCCTAGAAAAGCTAATTGGGCAACTGAATTGAGCCAGTTCAGTAGTGCTAAAACCCAATTTTGCAGGAGCTAGCCCAGCACTGTAGGTCAGGTTGAGGCACGTACGCATAGCGTTCTCAAATAACCCAACAAAGTTAGGGTGTTGGGTTTCACTCAACCCTACCTACAATTCGGTGCAACTTTACCGAAAGTCGCAACAAGGCAGCTATAAGAACTAACTAACTTTTAGTAGCTCGACATCAAACAGCAAGGTGGCGTTAGGTGGAATCACACCGCCCGCACCTCTAGCTCCATAACCCAGCTCAGCAGGGATAATCAGCTTGCGACGACCGCCAACCTTCATGGTGCCAACGCCTTCATCCCAACCCTTAATGACCTGACCTACCCCAATTTTGAAGCTAAAGGGCTGACCGCGATCGCGCGAACTGTCAAATTTCTTGCCGTTCTCTAGGGTTCCGGTATAGTGAACCACCACCGTTTGCCCAGACTGAGGCGTAGCTCCCGTTCCCTCTTCTAACTCCACGTACTGCAAACCAGAAGGAGTTGTGACGACATCATTATTATCCATTACCACCTCAGTACTTTTAGACTTCTCTGTTGATGCTGATGCGGGCTTTTGAGCGATCAAGGTATTATCGACTGTTTCTACCGCCACTGATTGGGCCTGCGTGTTTTGCAGTTCTCCAGCGATCGCGGGGCTGCGACCACCAATCTGCGCCACGAGTAATAGGACGCAGCAAACCAGCATCACGCCCAAACTCATTAAAATTTCTCGCAAAATTCTGTTCCTCCTAGCATCGAAAATACAACTAACTTAGCGGCCAGCACGTTGCTGTTATAGGTTAGCGTATGTTTTTCAGTTTAAGCTCTGGGTTGAATGCTGCGATCGCCTACTTTGAAATGCTCTTTAACGCCACAGTTTATTTTCCATGTCCCGCACTTGCCGCTCTAGGCGATCGAGACGACCGCGTAACTCATCCATTTCAGACTGCTTAGGCACGCCCAAGTCTTGTAGAACATTGCGGAGCTGACGTTGCATTTGAACATCTAAATTGCCTTGTTCTGACTTGAGATGAGTCATCAAGTCATCCACAAATTTTTTCGCCTGTTCGGGATTGAGCTGACCTGTGCTTACCCACTCGTCACTCACCTCCCGCAGCTTCTCCGCGACTAAAGAGGTTGTACCAATCCCAATCATAAGTAGTTGCTTGACGAAGTTATTGTTATCCATGCGATTTCTCGAAGTTACGCCTTTGAAACAGTAGCTAAACGTAGGCTTTTATGTAATTAATAAAGTCCTATGTGTTTTCTTCCAATCTGACTGAAGCTAGCCTACAGCTTTATTCTGTCAAATCTACAGCGTTCCTAACCTGTCTGCGTGGCAAAACACAGTTGACTATCTGTAGGCTTAGGGTGTTGCAATCGAGTCGTCACACTCATTAGCTGTTTCATGACGCTCGATCACTTCACTCATTTGCAGGAATATCGAGACTAGCGTGTTTATGGTAATCGAGTGGCTCAAAATCAAGGTTGCTCCTGAAATGCGAGAGCAGTACATCCAAAAAGACGCTGAGATTTGGACTGCTTTCCTGGCAGAGTGTCCTGGTTTTTTGGGTAAAGAAGTCTGGATTAACCCAGAAGATTCTACAGAAGTTGTTTTGGTGATTCGCTGGGCTAGTAAAGAGACTTGGAAAGCTGTGCCGAGCGATCGCCTTGCCGCAATAGACCAGCGATTTGCCCAGGAGTTAGCTGGTAATTATCCGATTATTGAAGCAGGTGAGTATCAAGTGAGGAAGTTTGCTCAGTCGCAATCTGCTACTGCTAGCACTCCAAATTCCTTCTAAGGCTCTCTAGCGCTAGGCTAGCATACGAAAAAGACCACACACTTTCTCTGTCATGCCTGAATGCCCCCGCTGCAACCAAACTGTTGAGTCACAAGCTGTCACCTGTCCATACTGTCATCTAGCGTTGAAAGCTTACGGCCATCCTGGGATTCCGTTGTATCGAGCTGCTGGAGAAGCTTACTTGTGTGATACCTGTACTTACCACGATGATGATACTTGTAACTTTCCGCAACGGCCTCACGCGAAAGAGTGCACTCTGTATCAAGACCGCAGCAAGAGCACTACCTCCCTCAAAACAGGAAGCGTAAGCCAGAGTTCTCGTTTAGGTCAGCTCAAAACTTGGCTCAAACGCAATGCAGGCTGGGTAGCGCTCGTTGGCTTAGTGGTGGTTAGTTTACTATTGTCGCTGTAGTGGGTGACCGTCAATCTAGCGCGATCGCCCAGCTTAAGTAGTTTCTTAGAGTTACAAGCCTAAGGATGCAATCTAAGACAAAGTAGCAGGCACTGAAGCGACACTGGCATTATTTGCGTGCTCCAATGCAGGTGAGGTGTCTACTAATGTGGCTTCTTCCTGAAAAACAGCCAAATCAAACCAGAAGGTTGTGCCCACCCCTACTTCGCTGACTAAATGCACAGAACTGTAGTGCTTTTCGACAATATTTCGCACAATTGACAAGCCCAAACCTGTTCCTTCTAACGTGTGAACTCGGTTTTCCACTCGGAAGAAGCGATCGAAAATAGCTGCTTGATCTTCTTGATCAATCCCAATTCCTGTATCCGACACCTCAATCCGCACAGCGCGAGGTTGATTTTGTAAGGGTGCTGACTTTAGGCGTAGCTGCGGTTGCAGCACATAGGCCCGAATCGCGACTTTGCCACCAGATTCCGTAAACTTCAGTGCATTACCAACCAGATTGGCAAACACTTGCAGCAGCAAATCATAGTTTCCGACTACCGCAGGCAAGTCTGGCTCAATTTCGTGGCTGAGTTCGATGCCTTTGTCTCTAGCATTGAGCTGATAAGTTCGTAAGGTTTGCTCAATGGGTTGACTAACATCTACAGCCTCGAAGTGGTAACGTTTGCAAGATTCTAGACGTGATAAATCTAAAACGTCATTCACCAAACGAGTCAGGCGATCGGTCTCTCGATTTGCGGTTTCTAAAAATTCGCATCGCTCTTCTTCAGTCAGCTCTTCGCCATATTCATGCAAGGTTTCAATGAACGACTTGATGTTGAATAATGGCGTTCTCAACTCGTGAGAAACGTTGCTGATGAACTGGCTCTTGGCTTCGTTTAACTCAACCTCGCGGGTAATGTCTTGAACGGTGATAGCAACGCCCTTGACACTCTCGCGGTACTGGTCAAACACAGTGGTTAGCAAAATTCGGACAGTGCGGCTAGTGGGTTCCAGTAGCGTAATCCGGAACTCTGCTCCTTCGCGATCGCCCGCTGTCAACTGGTATAGAGGCCGATTTAACTCTACTTGCACCGACGCGGGTAAGTGGTGCAGCACATTGGCCCCAATTAAGTTTTTACCGTCCCAGCCAAAAATGCGCCGAGCTGTAGGGTTCACTAAGACGACATGCATACTAGCGTCTAGCAACACTGCGCCATCCGCGATCGTTGAGACTAGGGTTTCCAGTTTGGCTTTCTCTGCGGTTAGTTCTTCAATGTTTTGCTCTTCATAGCGTTCCAAGCGCTCCGCCATGTCATTGAAGCTGAGAATTAATTCGCCTAGTTCTCCGCCTAAAGGCAAATCAATTCGCTGCTTAAAGTTTCCAGCCGCAATATTTTTAACGCCAACTAGCAGTTCTTTAATTGGTTTTGTAATCGTGAGGGCATTAAACACGGCCCCCAAAATCACCATGACCCAAATTGAGACAAAAACTGCGATCGTTACATCGCGAGTGAGATTAGAAGAAATAACGACCGTTGGGTTGGGGTTAATGCCGATCGCTAAAACCCCTAGGTACTTGCCTTCATGCAGCAGGGGCACAAACACATCGGTGACTTCGCCATCGGGAGTCAGGTGCTGACGTACCATTGGCAGTTCCGAGTGCTCAGCATAGTTATCGGGCAGTTGAATGCGCCGCCGAATCGTGAGCGAATTCTGCACTTCCGACTCAGAAAAGGGAATGCCGAAAAAGATGTTGCCATCCTCGTCGGCGTAGAGCATGTAGCGAATGCTAGAAGTGCTGCTATAGAAGCGATGCGTAAAACGAGCTAGCTCCGTCCGGTTGTCGTCGGCAATCAGAGGGGCAACGTTGGCTGCCAGGAGTAGACCCAAATCCCGACCAAAGCGAGTGTCGTTCAACCGAGCATCTTGTTGAATCGTGTTGACTGCCCAGAAGGTGAGGCCACTCATCACCAGTGACACGACCAAAGTAGCAGCCGCCATCAGCTTGGTCTGGAGGGTAAACTCAGACCACCAGCGAGCCAAAATTTCTCTAATTGTCGTTAAAAGCGCCAGCAAGGTTAATCTACGCAACGAGGACAGTGATACCTTCAAGGCTTCCCAGAACTTCCTGTCTCACAGCTACAGTTCCCATAGAAGCGCTTAAGTACCTATATTTTATACATGTTCCTCCAGGAGATCCGCTTTTTAGGGCTGCTCTGCCCTCCGGTCAAATGTCTTAAACTAGGCGCTGCGGTGAAGTCCTTAGCTGAGAGGGGTACTGGTGGTGCGGACTCGGTGCCCAATGTCGCGGCGGTAGTAGGCTCCTTCAAAGTGAACGCGCTCTACTGCTTGGTAAGCATTGGCGATCGCTTCATCAAAGTTATTTCCAGTCGCCGTTACACCCAAGACTCTACCACCATCGCTCAAAATCTTTTGGTGTTTCAGTTGGCTCCCTGCATGGAACACCACAGCCCCAATTCCTTCAGCCTCTCCAATGCCAGTAATTACCTGGCCTTTTTGATAAGCACCCGGATACCCCCCAGCCGCCATCACGACACAGGCCGCAGCACCGGATTTCCAGGCAATCGGTGGCATCTCTCCCAAGCGCTTTTGTGCACAAGCCATTAACAGATCAGCCAAAGGAGTTTCTAGGAGTGGCAGAATCGTTTGAGTTTCTGGATCACCAAAGCGGCAGTTAAATTCGACGACTTTAGGCTCACCTTCTGGTGTAATCATCAACCCTGCGTAGAGCACACCTCGGTAGTCAATGCCTCGTTTCTGCAAGGTGGCGATCGCAGGCTCCAAAACCTCCTGTTGAACCCGCTGCATCAATTCTGGGGTCATAATGGGCGCTGGGGCGTAGGCTCCCATTCCGCCTGTGTTGGCTCCGGTGTCTCCGTCACCAATTCGCTTATGGTCTTGTGCGGGTAGTAGGGGCCGAATCGTCAAGCCATCGGTGAGGGCGAGTACAGAGACTTCTTGCCCCGTCATACATTCTTCAATCACAACCCGATGGCCCGCTGCACCAAACTGACCGTCAAAGGCGGCAGCGATCGCAGCTTGTGCTTCTGCCACAGTCATCGCCACGGTCACACCTTTACCTGCCGCCAAACCATCGGCCTTGACCACAATTGGGGCACCTTGAGCCGCTACATAAGCTTGAGCAGGTGCGGCTTCAGTGAACACAGCCGCCTTAGCCGTAGGAATCCCTGCCTCTGCCATCAGCTCTTTAGCCCAAGCCTTGCTCGATTCAATTTGAGCACCTGCTTGAGTAGGGCCAAAAACAGTAATATTTTGCTGTCGTAAGTAATCTGTAATGCCTAATGATAAAGGAAGCTCAGGCCCCACTACTACTAAGGAGATGTTGTGAACGAGCGCAAAGCGGGCCATACCCTCAAAGTCATCTACTCGTAGGGCCAGATTTTGGCAACGATTTAAGGTCGCAGTCCCTCCATTTCCGGGTACGCAAACAATCTGCTTCACTCGATCAGATTGCAGTAGCTTCCAGGCTAGGGCATGCTCACGCCCCCCATTGCCAACAACCAAAATCTTCACGCTTTCCTCACTCGCCACTCTTGTATGTATGCAACCAAAACATTCAGTGTTTCGCTCCAGCACCCATCGTAGAGTGCTGACAAGCAGGCTTACCTTTAACTGGGCTTACCTTTACAGCTGGTAACTATATTTATATTTGTGATTTATATTCGTGGACCTGCCTATGCCCAGGCTTCCCAGTAGCAGTCCTAATTAATTGGGTGGTTCAAGGAATTAAACTACTGATTTGGGACATCATCGCCTTTATCACGAACAAAGGCACATTATGCCACGCTATCTCTGTACTTTAATGCGTTTTGTTAAAAGTTCTTTCAGCTTACCTTAAAGCCCACTCAATTTCGTCAGGCCAGTTTTGCCTCTTAGCAGTCCATTACAGATGCTAAATCTAGAAACTTTCAGGCCAGAATTAGATTCTGCTTTATTTAAGATGCTTGCTTTAACTAGGATGCAACAATCCACCTCAACTATGACTTTTTCCTTTGGTTCTCTTGAGCGGCTAGCCAGCATTCATTGGCGGCGATCGCCTCAATTTCAACGCAGTGGCATTATCACCGCCATTGCAGTGCTTTGTTTAAGTAGCTACGCTCCCAGCGCCTTTGCCCAAAAAACTGTCTCACCCGACGAGTTTCCGCCCAATCCTTTAGAGCTGAAAATTCCTGATCCACTGCTACCCCAAACTCAGACTGGCGATCGCTCACTCACAACCCAAGAGCAACAAACTTTAAGCACTGCCTTGGATGAACTCAACACTCAGGCTACTAAACAATTTCAATCAGGCCAACTAGAGGCAGCTTTTGAGACTTGGTACCGAGAATTGCGGCTGCGACGAGTATTGGGGCTACTAGAAGAAGTAGCAGCCTTGAGTCGGGTGGGCACTATTGCTTGGGAAGAAAACCGCACCACGGATGTCAGACAAATTACAGAGCGACTGCAAGCCATTCAACAACAAGCCCCATCCTCTGGCGATGTAACGCTGTTGCGATCGCTGGGACAAGCCTATCAGCAATTGCGGGCTAAAGATTTAGCGGTAACTGTATATGAACAAATTTTGAGTGCAGTTCGTCAGCAGCAAGATTTGACCGCAGAAGCAGCTACCTTAGATACCATTGGTCAGTTGCACGTCAACTGGTTTTCCTACACCAAGGCTGCGGCAACTTATCAGCAACTCCTAACTCTGGTGCGTAACCGAGGCAGTCTTCCTGGAGCGACTCCTGAGAGAACTTTGAGTGAAATTAGCTTGCTGCAACAACTTGCACACATTTACCAACAAGGCAAGCAGCCAGAACCTGCGATCGCTGTTCAACAGGAACTGATCAATCTCTACCAAACTCAAGATCCGACTCAGGTGCCTAGAGTAAGGCTAGCGATCGCAGATAACTATCAGGCTCTAGGCCAACGTCCTCAAGCAATAGAAAACTATCAAGCTGCCTACCTCCTAGCACAGCCACTCCAGCAATTTGCCCACGCCAGTGAAGCGCTGAAACGTCTGGGCACACTTTATCGTGCTCAAAACGAGCTAGAAGCGGCCTTACGGATTTACACGTTTCTAGTCGATGTGGAAGCTCAATCTTACAATGTCTATGGCAGAATGAATGCCTACGACACCATAGGTCAGATTCACATAGCGCGGCAGGAATATCCTCAAGCCGTGACAGCTTTTCAGCAAGGCCTCACTTTGGCTCAGCAGCTAAATTACCAACAAGCTCACTTTACTCAGCAAATTGAGCAAGCAACCCAAGCTCAAAGCCGCAAAGCACCCTGAGGCTTACTCGCCACCAACGTTGAGATTGGTGCCAAAAAGCTCTGTGCCTGCAAGATTGGCTCCATTAATGGTGGCACCCCGCATGTTGGTGTGATACAGCTGGGCGCTGGTCAGATTAGCGAGGTTCAGGTTCGCCTGATCAAACACTGCATCACTGGCAAACACAGCCACCAAGCTAGCGCCTTGCAAGTTAGCGCCTGTCAAATCAGCGCCTTCTAGATTGGCACGAGTCAAAGTTGCTCCTCGTAAGTCTGCACCTCTGAGGTCAGCCCCAATCAAATGAGCTTCTGACAAGTTAGCGCCCCTTAAATCAGCGCCGCTTAAGTCACAGCCTCCGCAGATTTTGCTGGTTAGTAACTGTCTGACGTGGTCAGGGTTCTCTGCTTGCGCTGGTACAGCTACCCACAATGTGGTCAATAGTGCTGTGGCTGCTAATAGTTCTCTTTTCATATTCCTTGCCTCCAAGGAATGCTTGGCTCTATATATAACTTCGCTTAACTGCCAAACTTTTACCTCCTGCATCCGGACGAGCCGCAAGGATGAAATCATCGGCTGCTCAGTCAGGTAGCAGGCTGTTTCTACCTACCTTAGTTGTAATTCCAATTTGACTGAATTCACCCATTTGAGAGAGATTCTTAACGCAGAGCTAGCTCACCAAGCCTGCGGTGGGCCATATTCTAGTCAGGTTACAGGTACGCGATCGCTCCCTTCTACCCAGTGTTTTGTCCCTGTAAGTACCCCTTAGTAGCGGATTCGGGGATCAACATAAGCATTCAACAGATCAATAGCAATGCTCGCCAGAACCACGATCGCCGCGAAAAATACTACAATCCCTTGCACCGTCGGGTAATCGCGGAGTGAAATTGCTTCGTACAGCCGATTGGCTAACCCTGGCCAGGAAAAGGTAACTTCTGTCAGAATGGCCCCGCCCAGCATTGCAGCTAGAGTCAGCCCTAAAACTGTAATCACAGGAATCAGAGCATTTTTGAGAGCGTGCGACCACAGAATCTTACCCTCAGAAATTCCTCTGGCTCTAGCAGCTTCTACATAATCTGCTTTCAAGGTTTGCTTGAGATTCACTCGCACCATCCGCTCAAAGATGCCGCTGAGCAAAATTCCTAAGGTGAGGCAGGGCAAAGCCAGATAGTAGAGGGCTACCCCAAACTGCATCAGGTTGCCACTTAGCAAACTATCAATGGTGTAAAGCCCTGTAGGGCCTTGAGGAGCAGGAATAGTAGCTGGGAACCTTGTCCCCAAAGGAAACCAACGCAGTTGTACCGCAAAGATTAGTTGCAACAACATGCCTGCCCAGAACAATGGCACCGAGTAAGTAATGATGCCAAACAGCCGCCCGCCCACATCAAAGACGCTATCAGGCTTAGAAGCTGAGAGAATACCTACCCCAACGCCAACCACCAGCGCGATCGTCATGCTAAAGACCGCCAACTCCACAGTGGCAGGAAAATAAGCTTGAATAATCTCCCAGACCGATTGGCCCCGACTCGTCAGCGAAGTACCCAGGTCTAGACGCAGCAAATCACCTAAGTAATTGAAGTACTGCTGCAACAGCGGCAAATCCAATCCGAGTTGTGTGCGGAGCGCTACCTTCGCCGCTTCTGGTGCTCTTGGCCCCAAAATTACATCCACCGGATCGCCAGGAGTTGCCCGCAATAAGAGAAATACGGCGGTAGTAATAGTCCACAGCATTAAGGGAGCTAAGAGCAAACGGGCGACAATATAATATTGGAGCGCTTTTGAGCGAGACATAAAGAATCTATTTGTTGATTGAGCTGAAGGGCACCTTCTGTGTCGCTTCTAGGCGAGCTCCTTCTATCCCTTTCTGGACAAACAGATACTCTTTGTTTTGCCAGAGAGGAATAAAAGGCACATCGTTTACCAGAATGTTTTGAATTTCCGCGAAGATTTTTTGGCGAGCTTGCGGATCTTGTTCTTGGCGCTCTTGGTCAATGAGTTGGTTGACGCGATCGCTGTAGTAGAAAGAGCCTTGGCCTTTGCTAGCTCCCTCTTGGCAACCCGTAGCTTCTGAGCCTTTGGCACAGGCTAAAAACGGCTGAATATAGTTGTCGGCATCTAAAAAGTCAGGAACCCAGTCCAAAAGAAAAATGGGATACGCTCCTTTGTCTAGGTTCTGGTAAGCAGTAGCTGATTCTACACTTTTGAGGTCAATGGTCATGGCACCCTCTAGTCTCTGTGCGGCTAAAGCCTTGAGGGTAGTGGCCACTAGTTCATTACTGGTGAGGTTAGAACGATACCAAAGCTCTAGTTGTAACGGCTTGTCCTTGGAGTAGCCCGCTTTGGCTAGTAATTCTTTCACCTTAGCGACATCCCCATCCCCATAAGACTTCTGAAACACGGGGCTGTAGGCATCGAGACTAGAAGGGATCAAACTGTAAAGTGGCTCAACTTGCCCTTGAAATACCCGTTGTTGCAGGAGGGGACGATCCACTAAGGCGGCAAGAGCCTGACGTACGAGCACTTGGTCTAACGGCTTGTCTTGCAGATTTAAGGTGAGGTAATAGATGCCATCACCACGACCTTCAATCACTTGCCATCCCGATCGCTGTGCCCCTTGTTGCAAACTCTGAATCTGATCGAGATCTAGGTTTTGGTAGGCAACATCTACCGCCCCGGTTTGAAATGCGTTGTACAAGTTCGCTGGGCTAGAGAGACTTTGAATATCCACGCCTTGGTTGGCAGGCTTTTCACCCCAGTACTGGTCAAATACGTCTAGCTTTAACGAATCTGTGCCATATTGAGCCAGCTTGTAAGGGCCAGTGCCAACAAAAGTTGATGGCTTAAATTTCCCTTCACCAATCTCGTAAGCTTTAGGCGACACTGCAACGGCCCCTGAAAAGGCGAGCAAATTTGGAAATGCTGCAAATGGCTTTTTCAGTTTAATCGTCAGCTCATTTTCGCCCGTGGCCTCGACTGATTCCACTGTGTCGGAAAGTAAAAAGGAAGGTTGACCGC
The sequence above is a segment of the Trichocoleus desertorum ATA4-8-CV12 genome. Coding sequences within it:
- a CDS encoding pentapeptide repeat-containing protein — encoded protein: MKRELLAATALLTTLWVAVPAQAENPDHVRQLLTSKICGGCDLSGADLRGANLSEAHLIGADLRGADLRGATLTRANLEGADLTGANLQGASLVAVFASDAVFDQANLNLANLTSAQLYHTNMRGATINGANLAGTELFGTNLNVGGE
- a CDS encoding zinc ribbon domain-containing protein, whose amino-acid sequence is MPECPRCNQTVESQAVTCPYCHLALKAYGHPGIPLYRAAGEAYLCDTCTYHDDDTCNFPQRPHAKECTLYQDRSKSTTSLKTGSVSQSSRLGQLKTWLKRNAGWVALVGLVVVSLLLSL
- a CDS encoding phasin family protein — protein: MDNNNFVKQLLMIGIGTTSLVAEKLREVSDEWVSTGQLNPEQAKKFVDDLMTHLKSEQGNLDVQMQRQLRNVLQDLGVPKQSEMDELRGRLDRLERQVRDMENKLWR
- a CDS encoding glycosyltransferase family 4 protein produces the protein MTPDLSGGGVTRAYLLSQVLQKLDYDVEVVGFLFGQAIYPTAPIGLTVHSFPGCDYPGLLAPAKQLLDQVSGDLIYAVKPRPTSFGMALLKGLFSKRPVILDIDDWELSWYGGDQWAYRPTARQLARDILKKQGALRQPEHPLYLKWSENLVSRANAITVDTQFLQDRFGGTYLPNGKDTALFNPEKFDPDTSRERYGLSGYRVLMFPGTPRPHKGLEDVLIALEKLNEPDLRLVMVGGRRPDDYDRQLVERWGQWIIQLPRYPVEQMPEIVAAAHVVVVPQRDTPTAKAQFPLKLTDGMAMAKPILSTKVGDIPTILDGIGYLVEPSAPEQIAEQIQAIFQDFAAACQLGLKARQKCIEHYSTDAMALTLEKLIGQLN
- the purD gene encoding phosphoribosylamine--glycine ligase, whose protein sequence is MKILVVGNGGREHALAWKLLQSDRVKQIVCVPGNGGTATLNRCQNLALRVDDFEGMARFALVHNISLVVVGPELPLSLGITDYLRQQNITVFGPTQAGAQIESSKAWAKELMAEAGIPTAKAAVFTEAAPAQAYVAAQGAPIVVKADGLAAGKGVTVAMTVAEAQAAIAAAFDGQFGAAGHRVVIEECMTGQEVSVLALTDGLTIRPLLPAQDHKRIGDGDTGANTGGMGAYAPAPIMTPELMQRVQQEVLEPAIATLQKRGIDYRGVLYAGLMITPEGEPKVVEFNCRFGDPETQTILPLLETPLADLLMACAQKRLGEMPPIAWKSGAAACVVMAAGGYPGAYQKGQVITGIGEAEGIGAVVFHAGSQLKHQKILSDGGRVLGVTATGNNFDEAIANAYQAVERVHFEGAYYRRDIGHRVRTTSTPLS
- a CDS encoding ABC transporter permease, producing the protein MSRSKALQYYIVARLLLAPLMLWTITTAVFLLLRATPGDPVDVILGPRAPEAAKVALRTQLGLDLPLLQQYFNYLGDLLRLDLGTSLTSRGQSVWEIIQAYFPATVELAVFSMTIALVVGVGVGILSASKPDSVFDVGGRLFGIITYSVPLFWAGMLLQLIFAVQLRWFPLGTRFPATIPAPQGPTGLYTIDSLLSGNLMQFGVALYYLALPCLTLGILLSGIFERMVRVNLKQTLKADYVEAARARGISEGKILWSHALKNALIPVITVLGLTLAAMLGGAILTEVTFSWPGLANRLYEAISLRDYPTVQGIVVFFAAIVVLASIAIDLLNAYVDPRIRY
- a CDS encoding FKBP-type peptidyl-prolyl cis-trans isomerase, translated to MREILMSLGVMLVCCVLLLVAQIGGRSPAIAGELQNTQAQSVAVETVDNTLIAQKPASASTEKSKSTEVVMDNNDVVTTPSGLQYVELEEGTGATPQSGQTVVVHYTGTLENGKKFDSSRDRGQPFSFKIGVGQVIKGWDEGVGTMKVGGRRKLIIPAELGYGARGAGGVIPPNATLLFDVELLKVS
- a CDS encoding TIGR03792 family protein; the protein is MVIEWLKIKVAPEMREQYIQKDAEIWTAFLAECPGFLGKEVWINPEDSTEVVLVIRWASKETWKAVPSDRLAAIDQRFAQELAGNYPIIEAGEYQVRKFAQSQSATASTPNSF
- a CDS encoding ABC transporter substrate-binding protein; translation: MNWLSLSGRQWRSLGKFLGLFSLCCFLAISCASRQTTQPTGSPAASTNSDRIVLGTTAKVRTLDPADAYDIWAGNLLYNLGDRLYTYETRTTDLKPQLATALPQVSEDGLTYKIPLRQGVVFHDGTPFNAEAMAFSLRRFIENGGQPSFLLSDTVESVEATGENELTIKLKKPFAAFPNLLAFSGAVAVSPKAYEIGEGKFKPSTFVGTGPYKLAQYGTDSLKLDVFDQYWGEKPANQGVDIQSLSSPANLYNAFQTGAVDVAYQNLDLDQIQSLQQGAQRSGWQVIEGRGDGIYYLTLNLQDKPLDQVLVRQALAALVDRPLLQQRVFQGQVEPLYSLIPSSLDAYSPVFQKSYGDGDVAKVKELLAKAGYSKDKPLQLELWYRSNLTSNELVATTLKALAAQRLEGAMTIDLKSVESATAYQNLDKGAYPIFLLDWVPDFLDADNYIQPFLACAKGSEATGCQEGASKGQGSFYYSDRVNQLIDQERQEQDPQARQKIFAEIQNILVNDVPFIPLWQNKEYLFVQKGIEGARLEATQKVPFSSINK
- a CDS encoding HAMP domain-containing protein, whose amino-acid sequence is MLALLTTIREILARWWSEFTLQTKLMAAATLVVSLVMSGLTFWAVNTIQQDARLNDTRFGRDLGLLLAANVAPLIADDNRTELARFTHRFYSSTSSIRYMLYADEDGNIFFGIPFSESEVQNSLTIRRRIQLPDNYAEHSELPMVRQHLTPDGEVTDVFVPLLHEGKYLGVLAIGINPNPTVVISSNLTRDVTIAVFVSIWVMVILGAVFNALTITKPIKELLVGVKNIAAGNFKQRIDLPLGGELGELILSFNDMAERLERYEEQNIEELTAEKAKLETLVSTIADGAVLLDASMHVVLVNPTARRIFGWDGKNLIGANVLHHLPASVQVELNRPLYQLTAGDREGAEFRITLLEPTSRTVRILLTTVFDQYRESVKGVAITVQDITREVELNEAKSQFISNVSHELRTPLFNIKSFIETLHEYGEELTEEERCEFLETANRETDRLTRLVNDVLDLSRLESCKRYHFEAVDVSQPIEQTLRTYQLNARDKGIELSHEIEPDLPAVVGNYDLLLQVFANLVGNALKFTESGGKVAIRAYVLQPQLRLKSAPLQNQPRAVRIEVSDTGIGIDQEDQAAIFDRFFRVENRVHTLEGTGLGLSIVRNIVEKHYSSVHLVSEVGVGTTFWFDLAVFQEEATLVDTSPALEHANNASVASVPATLS